In one bacterium genomic region, the following are encoded:
- a CDS encoding response regulator, producing MSQKIFTTTEAARICHVERATIIRWIDVGILKAFKTPTGRNKILREDLIKLLKDNGMPLPEEFQQEAKPRIFLVDDEEDFLYIIKERICPSDKECPFELVTFQSAFDALIAIGKDTPDILITDIRMPGMSGFELCKQLKENGDTQAMKIIVITAYMDDELDRLKKEELADAYLEKPLNFGMLRRHISEYLKIPVEKLK from the coding sequence ATGTCCCAGAAAATCTTCACCACCACCGAGGCGGCAAGGATCTGCCATGTCGAGCGCGCCACGATCATCCGCTGGATCGACGTAGGCATCTTGAAGGCGTTCAAGACACCGACAGGCCGCAACAAAATCCTCCGCGAAGACCTTATCAAGCTGCTCAAGGACAACGGGATGCCCCTGCCCGAGGAGTTTCAGCAGGAGGCGAAGCCGCGGATTTTCCTTGTGGACGACGAGGAGGACTTCCTTTACATCATCAAGGAGCGCATCTGCCCGTCGGACAAGGAGTGCCCTTTCGAATTGGTCACGTTCCAGAGCGCGTTCGACGCGCTCATCGCGATAGGCAAGGACACGCCCGACATACTGATCACGGACATCCGGATGCCGGGAATGAGCGGATTCGAGCTATGCAAGCAGCTCAAAGAAAACGGCGACACCCAGGCGATGAAGATTATCGTCATCACGGCCTATATGGACGACGAGCTGGACCGGCTCAAAAAAGAAGAGCTGGCCGACGCGTACCTGGAAAAGCCGCTCAACTTCGGGATGCTCAGGCGGCACATCAGCGAATACCTGAAAATCCCCGTCGAAAAGCTGAAATAG
- the ftcD gene encoding glutamate formimidoyltransferase, which yields MKRIVECVPNISEGRDRSVIDAVLAEVKAVPGAVLLDADPGPDTNRTVITFAGEPGPVMEAAFRVIKRASELIDMTKHKGAHPRMGATDVCPFVPVSGVTMDDCVSYAKEVGERAGELGIPIYLYEYAATRPERRNLSDIRKGEYEALPEKLGTKEWEPDFGPNRFNPSAGATAVGARNFLIAFNINFNARDEKRVHRIAKMIRESGCPARDEDGRLILDENGAQVITPGLFQNLKAVGWWLAERRIAQLSMNFTNHKTTQLHDVYVKVMELAAEQGLIVTGSELVGLVPLDAMVAAGRFFAARQKRCEGMPISRLIRLAVHSMGMEEFGPFDPKKKIIEYAIDDTPRPLAALSIRDFADELAGDSPAPGGGSVAALAGAMGAGLAAMVPNLTIGKRQFLDVKDELNASSIEAQDLKDRLLDAIDDDTAAFNRLLDAFRMPQGTPEEVEERKAAIGAAIREATMVPLSTLKHAARAVELAGIAARKGNPNALSDGGVGAQVSLAAAEGAYYNVLINLRSIKSKKFRAEVTAEAEESIARARKAAREIAEYVESSLKSEIKAAAKSAGEDEDEDEA from the coding sequence ATGAAGAGAATCGTCGAATGCGTTCCGAACATAAGCGAGGGCCGCGACCGGTCGGTAATCGACGCGGTGTTGGCCGAGGTGAAGGCGGTGCCCGGCGCGGTGCTGCTGGACGCGGATCCGGGGCCGGACACGAACCGGACGGTGATCACGTTCGCGGGCGAGCCGGGGCCGGTTATGGAAGCGGCGTTCCGGGTGATAAAGCGGGCGTCCGAGCTTATAGACATGACAAAGCACAAAGGCGCTCATCCGCGGATGGGAGCGACCGACGTGTGCCCGTTCGTGCCCGTGTCGGGCGTGACGATGGACGACTGCGTGAGCTATGCCAAGGAAGTGGGCGAGCGCGCGGGTGAGCTGGGAATTCCGATTTACCTTTACGAATACGCTGCTACGCGGCCGGAGCGCAGGAATTTGTCCGACATCCGCAAGGGCGAGTACGAGGCGCTTCCGGAAAAGCTGGGAACGAAGGAATGGGAGCCCGACTTCGGCCCGAATAGGTTCAATCCGTCAGCGGGGGCGACCGCGGTCGGCGCGCGCAACTTCCTTATCGCGTTCAACATCAACTTCAACGCGCGCGACGAAAAGCGCGTGCACCGGATCGCGAAGATGATCCGCGAGAGCGGCTGCCCGGCGCGGGACGAGGACGGGCGGCTGATTTTGGACGAAAACGGCGCGCAGGTGATCACGCCGGGGTTGTTCCAGAACCTGAAGGCGGTCGGATGGTGGCTGGCCGAGCGGCGGATTGCCCAGCTTTCGATGAACTTCACGAATCACAAGACGACCCAGCTCCACGACGTGTACGTGAAAGTGATGGAGCTCGCGGCCGAGCAGGGGCTGATTGTGACGGGAAGCGAGCTGGTCGGACTTGTGCCGCTGGATGCGATGGTCGCGGCGGGGCGGTTTTTCGCCGCGCGCCAGAAACGCTGCGAAGGGATGCCGATTTCGCGGCTGATAAGGCTGGCGGTCCACAGCATGGGGATGGAGGAATTCGGGCCGTTCGATCCGAAAAAGAAAATAATCGAGTACGCGATCGACGATACGCCGCGTCCGCTGGCCGCGTTGTCAATCCGCGATTTCGCGGACGAGCTGGCGGGCGACAGCCCGGCGCCCGGGGGGGGGAGCGTCGCGGCGCTTGCGGGCGCGATGGGCGCGGGGCTCGCGGCTATGGTGCCCAATCTCACGATAGGCAAGCGGCAGTTCCTGGATGTGAAGGACGAGCTGAACGCATCTTCTATCGAAGCGCAGGACTTGAAGGACAGGCTGCTGGACGCGATTGACGACGACACCGCGGCGTTCAACCGGCTTTTGGACGCGTTCCGGATGCCGCAGGGTACGCCGGAAGAGGTTGAGGAGCGCAAGGCCGCGATCGGCGCCGCCATCCGGGAGGCGACAATGGTTCCGCTGTCCACGCTGAAGCACGCGGCGCGTGCGGTGGAGCTTGCCGGAATAGCCGCGCGCAAGGGAAATCCCAACGCGTTGAGCGACGGGGGGGTGGGCGCGCAGGTTTCGCTCGCCGCGGCGGAAGGCGCGTACTACAACGTGCTTATTAATCTGCGCTCGATAAAATCCAAGAAATTCCGCGCCGAGGTAACCGCGGAGGCCGAGGAGTCCATAGCCCGCGCGCGCAAGGCCGCGCGCGAAATCGCCGAGTACGTGGAATCCTCTCTAAAATCCGAAATTAAGGCGGCGGCCAAATCCGCGGGCGAAGACGAAGACGAGGACGAGGCGTGA